One Mucilaginibacter ginkgonis genomic region harbors:
- a CDS encoding ParA family protein, whose product MAKVITIAHQKGGVGKSTLAINLALCFQDHLSVAVIDTDLQGSLYHIKEDFAKFSIGSTDDVNGIPTLPQDLAIVDTAPYLSNRLPALFLASDFILVPTKAGFFDVMAVRSTLALIEEAQRKKPSLKAGIVLNMVKPRSGITQDVISLLKDMNIPLLQTVIHDRVSITRSSLTGGIMKTGDRKAISEITSLAEELVTEISDR is encoded by the coding sequence ATGGCAAAGGTGATAACGATAGCGCACCAGAAAGGTGGCGTAGGCAAAAGTACTTTAGCAATCAATTTGGCATTGTGCTTTCAGGATCATTTAAGTGTGGCGGTCATCGATACTGATCTCCAGGGAAGCTTATATCATATTAAAGAGGATTTCGCAAAGTTTTCTATAGGAAGCACCGACGATGTTAATGGTATACCGACTTTACCACAAGATTTAGCGATTGTCGATACAGCTCCCTACCTATCTAACCGCTTACCTGCTTTATTTCTGGCATCAGATTTTATTCTGGTGCCTACCAAGGCAGGCTTCTTTGACGTAATGGCGGTGCGTTCGACTCTGGCACTCATTGAAGAGGCCCAACGCAAAAAGCCATCGCTTAAAGCGGGGATTGTACTCAATATGGTGAAGCCGAGATCAGGAATTACCCAGGATGTCATCAGTCTTTTGAAAGACATGAACATTCCCCTGCTGCAAACGGTCATTCACGACAGGGTGAGCATTACCCGCTCGTCACTTACCGGCGGAATCATGAAAACCGGCGACCGAAAAGCTATATCGGAAATCACATCGCTGGCTGAAGAACTTGTCACCGAAATAAGCGACCGCTGA
- a CDS encoding DUF3606 domain-containing protein — MPRGTKVERNSVSEQPHELVYEAKKEGTTPKAVEAAKKSTGSNQRKAVEKKLSGKK; from the coding sequence ATGCCAAGAGGAACAAAAGTTGAACGTAATTCCGTGTCGGAACAACCGCACGAATTGGTTTATGAAGCAAAGAAGGAAGGCACTACACCTAAAGCGGTGGAAGCTGCCAAGAAGTCAACCGGCTCCAATCAGCGCAAAGCCGTTGAGAAGAAGTTGTCCGGCAAGAAGTAA
- a CDS encoding sensor histidine kinase, translating to MKEIGGINIIPENDAERVAALERYQIAGSQKETAFDSICRLACELFSVPISHISFLDADTEYIKAEVGMNGLERLGRAEGFCALAILKPEVMLIEDASHHEVFANHPYVTGETMIRFYAAAPVITPDGYIIGTLCLIDQSPRRLNNKERELLQHLARVVMEQTELRNDNINLVQQRDQFIEIASHEMRTPLTTLKAAAQILGQKNTGDAGLIAQVNKSVQKLSGMVNDMFDALKLSKNTFDLNRTSFNLQALINSCRDQVRLVSKKELIIEGESNFKVSADEQKIERVLYNLIQNSIKYAPRSGIIIRTEKLPGFIKISVIDQGRAFLRTNYR from the coding sequence ATGAAAGAAATAGGCGGTATCAATATTATTCCCGAAAACGATGCAGAGCGCGTAGCAGCCCTGGAACGTTACCAGATCGCCGGATCGCAGAAGGAAACGGCGTTTGATAGCATTTGCCGGCTGGCTTGCGAACTGTTTTCCGTTCCTATTAGCCATATTTCTTTTCTGGATGCCGATACGGAATATATCAAGGCTGAAGTAGGCATGAACGGGTTGGAGCGGCTTGGCCGTGCCGAAGGCTTCTGTGCCCTGGCTATCTTAAAGCCGGAGGTCATGTTGATTGAAGATGCGAGCCATCATGAGGTCTTTGCCAATCACCCTTATGTCACAGGTGAAACCATGATCCGGTTTTACGCCGCCGCTCCGGTAATTACACCGGATGGATATATAATCGGAACATTATGTTTGATCGATCAATCACCACGCCGGTTAAACAACAAAGAACGGGAACTGCTACAGCATTTGGCCAGGGTCGTCATGGAACAAACCGAACTCCGAAACGACAATATCAATCTGGTACAGCAGCGCGACCAGTTTATAGAGATTGCCAGCCATGAAATGCGCACGCCATTAACAACATTGAAGGCGGCCGCGCAGATATTAGGTCAAAAAAATACCGGCGATGCAGGGCTAATCGCGCAGGTCAACAAAAGTGTTCAAAAGCTTTCCGGCATGGTAAACGATATGTTTGATGCATTAAAGCTTTCAAAAAATACTTTCGACCTTAACCGGACTTCTTTTAACCTGCAAGCACTGATTAACAGTTGTCGGGATCAGGTCCGCCTGGTTAGCAAAAAAGAATTGATTATTGAGGGTGAAAGCAATTTTAAAGTGAGTGCTGATGAACAAAAGATCGAGCGTGTTTTGTACAACTTGATACAGAATTCTATAAAATACGCACCCAGGTCCGGCATCATCATCAGAACGGAAAAGCTACCAGGTTTTATAAAAATTAGTGTGATCGATCAGGGCCGGGCATTCCTGCGGACAAATTACCGTTGA
- a CDS encoding DUF4385 domain-containing protein has product MKRRQPSYLNFDYSNYPWRPDIDYRVQPELYRVGKGDQGVLICEPYKSEIGTNWRFKTREIAEASSTKIYQQFLDYLSAGDFVGADMARKYLQMGYTRARRYANYKGGKKYDAEKHYAPLERGTGESEKAAAATIFYERWKAAEANKLYVNLKKQWKHERG; this is encoded by the coding sequence ATGAAACGCCGGCAGCCGTCTTATCTGAATTTTGATTACTCGAATTATCCATGGCGTCCCGATATAGATTACCGGGTGCAGCCAGAGCTTTACCGTGTGGGTAAGGGAGACCAGGGCGTACTGATATGCGAACCTTATAAAAGCGAGATTGGTACCAACTGGCGTTTCAAAACCAGAGAGATTGCTGAAGCCAGCTCAACGAAAATTTATCAGCAATTCTTAGATTACTTAAGTGCTGGTGACTTTGTCGGCGCCGATATGGCCCGCAAATATTTACAGATGGGTTATACCCGGGCGCGGCGATATGCCAATTACAAAGGCGGTAAAAAATACGACGCAGAAAAACACTATGCGCCTTTAGAACGCGGAACCGGTGAGTCAGAGAAAGCTGCGGCAGCTACCATCTTCTATGAGCGCTGGAAAGCCGCTGAAGCGAACAAACTTTATGTCAACTTAAAGAAACAATGGAAACATGAACGGGGTTAA
- the ligD gene encoding DNA ligase D, whose translation MKIATYNINGINGRLAVLLRWLSEAQPDIVCLQELKAENSRFPEKELKAAGYNAIWTGQKSWNGVAVLSTAEIQELRNDLPGEDKEFTHSRYIEAFTHSLVVGCLYLPNGNPYPGPKFDYKLRWFQRLADHAKGLIDRDLPVLLIGDYNVMPTELDTYKPEKYLDNALFRVESRETYKALVDQGWTDAIRKLYPEERIYTFWDYLRDAYGRNAGLRLDHFLLNKRVASRLITGGVYKEVRGWTGASDHAPVWIELDDSSPPGKRNKNEMGKKNNPAAHAAGPEVSEPKGLEDMLESLPEIPLPVNIKPMKATLVDEPFDESGWIYEIKWDGYRAVATISNGEVNLISRNNLVFEQFAPINELLAKSGLNAILDGEIVALNEQGTADFGALQNWRNTKSAHLVYYVFDILWYKGKDLTGLPLKARREILDAVLPKDNEMLRPSQAFEVGGTEFFEAAKRMNLEGIIAKRADSLYTSDARSREWLKIKAKRRQEVVIAGFTRNEGTVKYFSALAIGVYDQKGVLRYIGKVGTGFNDKKQKELMAQFEPLITAESPFDVKPDVDEPSQFRPRRLGAKATWLKPKLVCEVEFAEMTSDGKVRQASFKGMRSDKNPKDVVMEVAADTEQLVEEAKIKSEAIVIKSSPNVKGKKTAAPTPGKLLTEPLLTLANDTEEKKVGGHLLKFTHLNKLYWPEDGVSKRDMFNYYHQVAPYMLPYLKDRPMSLNRFPGGIYGESFYQKNVKDKAPAWAKTMPHANEKGEDKDYLLGNDEATLLWMASLGCIEMNPWFSRAQSPDNPDYCVIDLDPDKQHFDQVIQAAQEVKKVLDAIDVPAYPKTSGSTGMHIYIPLGAKYTYDQSQLFANIIVKLVQKQIPDFTTLERMIANRGGKMYLDFMQNRPGATIAGVYSLRPKPGATVSMPVTWDEVRPGLTMRHFTIHNAIDRLKETGDLFEGVLGEGIDLFKTLEKVRTLGV comes from the coding sequence TTGAAAATTGCAACTTACAATATCAATGGGATCAACGGTCGTCTGGCCGTACTGCTGCGCTGGCTGAGTGAGGCGCAGCCCGATATTGTCTGCCTGCAGGAATTGAAAGCCGAAAATTCCAGGTTCCCTGAAAAGGAGCTTAAAGCAGCCGGCTACAACGCCATTTGGACCGGGCAAAAAAGCTGGAACGGGGTTGCCGTCCTTTCTACAGCGGAAATTCAGGAGCTGCGTAACGATCTGCCGGGCGAGGATAAAGAATTTACCCACAGCCGTTATATCGAAGCTTTTACCCATAGCCTGGTGGTCGGGTGTCTGTATTTGCCCAACGGCAACCCATATCCGGGTCCGAAGTTCGATTACAAACTGCGCTGGTTTCAGCGGCTGGCTGATCATGCAAAAGGACTGATCGACCGCGATCTGCCGGTACTCCTGATTGGCGATTATAACGTTATGCCAACGGAACTGGATACCTACAAACCCGAAAAATACCTGGACAATGCACTGTTCCGGGTAGAGTCACGTGAAACTTACAAAGCTTTGGTTGACCAGGGGTGGACGGATGCCATTAGAAAACTATATCCTGAAGAGCGGATCTATACGTTCTGGGATTACCTGCGCGATGCCTATGGCCGGAATGCGGGATTAAGGCTCGATCATTTTTTGCTGAATAAGCGCGTAGCATCCCGGCTTATTACAGGAGGCGTTTATAAGGAAGTACGCGGATGGACAGGCGCAAGCGATCATGCCCCGGTTTGGATCGAACTGGACGATAGTAGTCCGCCCGGGAAGAGGAATAAAAATGAGATGGGCAAAAAAAACAATCCTGCGGCACACGCGGCAGGACCGGAAGTTTCCGAACCGAAAGGTTTGGAAGATATGCTGGAGAGCCTCCCCGAAATACCGCTGCCTGTTAACATCAAACCGATGAAAGCAACGCTCGTCGACGAACCGTTTGACGAATCTGGCTGGATCTATGAGATTAAATGGGACGGGTACCGGGCCGTTGCGACTATCAGTAATGGCGAGGTCAACCTTATTTCGAGAAATAACCTGGTATTTGAACAGTTTGCACCCATTAATGAGTTATTAGCAAAGAGCGGCTTAAATGCTATTTTAGATGGGGAGATCGTTGCTTTAAATGAGCAAGGCACTGCTGATTTTGGTGCGCTGCAAAACTGGCGCAATACAAAAAGTGCCCACCTGGTCTATTATGTCTTTGACATCCTTTGGTATAAAGGAAAGGACCTAACCGGCTTGCCCTTAAAAGCAAGGCGTGAAATTCTTGATGCCGTCCTACCAAAGGATAATGAAATGCTTCGGCCAAGCCAGGCATTTGAAGTAGGTGGAACCGAGTTCTTTGAAGCGGCGAAAAGAATGAACCTGGAAGGGATCATCGCCAAGCGTGCGGATAGTTTGTATACTTCGGATGCACGGTCGCGAGAATGGCTAAAGATCAAAGCCAAGCGCCGACAGGAAGTGGTGATTGCCGGCTTCACCCGAAATGAAGGAACGGTTAAATATTTCAGTGCCCTGGCTATCGGTGTTTACGACCAGAAAGGCGTATTGCGTTACATCGGTAAGGTTGGCACAGGCTTTAACGATAAAAAGCAAAAAGAGCTGATGGCCCAGTTTGAACCGTTGATTACCGCGGAAAGCCCCTTTGATGTGAAGCCGGATGTGGATGAACCTTCACAGTTCCGGCCGAGGCGTTTAGGCGCTAAGGCGACCTGGCTAAAACCCAAGCTGGTTTGCGAAGTAGAATTTGCAGAGATGACCAGTGATGGCAAAGTCCGGCAAGCCTCATTCAAAGGCATGCGCAGCGATAAGAACCCGAAAGATGTGGTGATGGAGGTTGCCGCTGATACAGAACAGCTGGTAGAGGAAGCGAAAATAAAAAGTGAAGCTATAGTTATTAAGTCATCCCCAAACGTTAAGGGCAAAAAGACGGCGGCACCGACACCCGGGAAATTGCTAACGGAACCGCTGCTGACCTTGGCAAATGATACTGAGGAAAAGAAAGTAGGGGGTCACCTGCTCAAATTCACACACCTGAATAAATTATACTGGCCGGAAGACGGCGTGAGCAAGCGGGACATGTTCAACTACTACCATCAGGTCGCACCCTATATGTTGCCTTATCTCAAAGACCGGCCTATGTCACTGAACCGCTTTCCTGGCGGAATATATGGCGAAAGCTTTTATCAAAAAAATGTGAAAGATAAGGCGCCCGCCTGGGCTAAGACCATGCCACATGCCAATGAGAAAGGGGAGGACAAGGATTATCTGTTAGGCAACGATGAAGCCACATTGCTGTGGATGGCTTCTTTGGGTTGTATTGAAATGAACCCATGGTTCAGCCGCGCACAATCACCTGATAACCCAGACTATTGCGTGATAGACCTCGATCCCGATAAACAGCATTTCGATCAGGTCATTCAGGCTGCACAGGAAGTTAAAAAAGTGCTCGATGCAATCGATGTACCCGCTTACCCTAAAACTTCCGGCTCAACCGGTATGCATATTTACATCCCGCTCGGTGCAAAGTATACGTACGACCAAAGCCAGCTTTTTGCGAATATCATTGTTAAACTGGTACAAAAGCAAATCCCGGATTTCACGACGTTGGAAAGGATGATCGCCAATCGCGGTGGTAAAATGTATCTGGACTTTATGCAAAACCGTCCCGGTGCGACCATTGCGGGTGTTTACTCGTTGAGACCAAAGCCTGGCGCGACTGTATCTATGCCCGTCACCTGGGATGAAGTCAGGCCGGGTCTGACCATGCGTCATTTTACCATTCATAATGCCATCGATCGTTTGAAAGAAACGGGCGACCTTTTTGAGGGGGTGTTAGGTGAAGGTATTGATTTGTTCAAGACCTTGGAAAAAGTAAGAACGCTCGGTGTCTAA
- a CDS encoding sensor histidine kinase, producing MDPSGVQTGLGLGLYISAEIIKQHGGDIGVTSEPEKGCTFWFTLPSGI from the coding sequence TTGGATCCAAGTGGTGTGCAAACAGGATTGGGCTTAGGCCTGTATATATCAGCCGAGATCATTAAGCAACATGGCGGTGATATAGGTGTTACATCTGAACCTGAAAAGGGCTGCACATTTTGGTTTACATTACCGTCAGGTATTTAA
- a CDS encoding restriction endonuclease, translating into MIILGKNTDDKGRQLEELTKCLLTQIGYEQIVANEVRAGGDEIDLTARLRQRGLKDEVFHDVICECKAYKTPLNLPDWLKFLGKLYAYEHGNQSVALGCFIALNGVNGNVWGHFKSLRKNKGHLQIVEGDDLIKLIKSEMQLSSIEEIIYQLSNLTSRTVINSDLAYYQKKCYWLVEFAKETFTVFDGGGKPIDSEEVQIIGKLIQDNTELREYVDLLAENEAIKRMQFIQKYVLSVLLITGQAISVRQILENENREAIESQIGKISLDEISVAIQSLLEEKLLDVKKGKYTLITHHTNGQINSTVAFIRYFLNDRILLFALGTKHYWDLIDPELLQVILTMQGEMSLDAETKAVCLKLIRWSPRALIWACHPDTFLLNQQKNNLQLDLQTAQVGNAYFLRKVMDLFLKDYDEDGLRKYFLKECGIVEVETEIKLRIKSIETLLAEPRNKQRIALGQMSEEYGDVIIPMLILPEQPEPWERQNIINRDEN; encoded by the coding sequence ATGATAATTCTCGGGAAAAACACAGATGACAAGGGCCGTCAATTGGAGGAACTTACAAAATGTCTATTGACACAAATAGGCTACGAGCAGATCGTTGCAAATGAAGTTCGTGCAGGCGGGGACGAAATTGATCTTACCGCCAGACTTAGACAGCGAGGATTAAAAGATGAAGTTTTTCATGATGTTATTTGTGAATGCAAGGCTTACAAAACCCCATTGAATTTACCAGATTGGCTGAAGTTTTTAGGGAAATTATACGCTTACGAGCATGGAAATCAGAGTGTCGCTCTTGGGTGCTTTATAGCATTAAATGGAGTTAACGGCAATGTGTGGGGGCATTTTAAAAGTCTACGCAAGAATAAAGGACATCTTCAAATTGTAGAGGGGGATGATCTAATCAAGCTTATAAAAAGCGAGATGCAGCTTAGTTCCATTGAGGAAATAATCTATCAGCTCTCAAATCTCACCTCAAGGACAGTAATTAACAGCGACCTTGCTTACTATCAAAAAAAGTGTTATTGGTTGGTTGAATTTGCCAAGGAAACATTTACCGTTTTCGACGGTGGCGGTAAACCAATTGATTCTGAAGAAGTTCAAATCATTGGTAAACTTATTCAGGACAATACCGAATTACGCGAATATGTTGATTTGCTGGCTGAGAATGAAGCTATCAAAAGAATGCAGTTTATTCAGAAATATGTTCTTTCAGTACTACTGATAACTGGACAAGCAATTAGTGTTCGACAAATTTTAGAAAACGAGAACAGGGAGGCAATAGAAAGTCAAATTGGAAAAATTTCCCTTGATGAAATATCAGTTGCTATTCAATCTCTCCTTGAGGAAAAACTTTTAGATGTCAAAAAAGGTAAATACACCTTAATTACCCACCATACGAATGGGCAAATTAATAGCACGGTTGCGTTTATTCGTTATTTTTTGAATGACAGAATACTACTATTCGCCTTAGGGACTAAGCACTATTGGGATTTGATCGACCCAGAACTTCTTCAAGTAATCCTCACTATGCAAGGAGAAATGTCATTGGACGCAGAAACAAAGGCAGTATGTTTAAAGCTCATCAGATGGTCGCCACGAGCGTTGATTTGGGCTTGCCATCCGGATACGTTTCTACTTAATCAACAGAAAAACAATTTGCAATTAGACCTTCAAACAGCACAGGTAGGAAACGCTTATTTCCTCAGAAAGGTTATGGATCTTTTTTTAAAGGATTACGATGAAGACGGACTTCGAAAATATTTTTTAAAAGAGTGTGGGATTGTAGAAGTAGAAACAGAAATCAAACTACGAATCAAAAGCATTGAAACACTATTAGCTGAGCCTCGAAATAAGCAACGGATTGCCTTAGGTCAAATGAGCGAAGAATACGGTGATGTTATAATCCCCATGTTGATCTTGCCCGAACAACCAGAGCCATGGGAAAGACAGAATATTATTAATAGGGATGAGAATTGA
- a CDS encoding helix-turn-helix domain-containing protein codes for MEKINKSEERERRLYRDQLITVGDFLDLKDQLLAEFRNLIRGSGTHAGQKWLKAMEVRKLLKISAGKLQYLRDKGKIPFTKLGGVTYYDCDKIEKMMEAS; via the coding sequence ATGGAAAAGATAAATAAAAGTGAAGAGCGGGAACGTCGGTTGTATCGTGACCAGCTCATAACCGTAGGAGATTTCCTCGATCTGAAAGATCAGTTGCTGGCCGAATTTCGTAACCTGATCAGAGGTTCCGGTACACACGCCGGGCAAAAATGGTTAAAGGCTATGGAGGTCCGTAAACTCCTCAAAATCTCCGCAGGAAAGCTTCAATATCTCCGCGACAAAGGAAAAATTCCTTTTACCAAATTAGGCGGTGTAACCTATTACGATTGTGATAAGATCGAAAAAATGATGGAGGCCTCATGA
- a CDS encoding helix-turn-helix domain-containing protein: protein MLYNKALKDYKKLQSDFGQKLKLLRERQNLSLRDLAARCELDFSKIGKIEAGQTNLKLSSIFELAKGLGVEAKELLNF, encoded by the coding sequence ATGCTTTATAATAAAGCATTGAAAGACTACAAGAAACTGCAATCTGATTTCGGCCAAAAACTAAAGTTACTTCGTGAGAGACAAAATTTGTCATTACGTGATTTAGCTGCTCGATGCGAATTGGATTTTAGTAAGATTGGCAAAATAGAAGCTGGACAAACAAACTTAAAATTATCCAGCATTTTTGAGCTTGCCAAAGGTTTAGGAGTAGAGGCTAAAGAGTTGTTGAATTTTTAG
- a CDS encoding DUF2256 domain-containing protein, with the protein MNGVKKQNLPQKVCVSCGRTFTWRKKWQKVWAEVKYCSDKCKNHRGHSNS; encoded by the coding sequence ATGAACGGGGTTAAAAAGCAAAACCTGCCTCAAAAGGTGTGTGTGTCCTGTGGGCGAACTTTTACCTGGCGAAAGAAATGGCAAAAGGTATGGGCAGAAGTGAAATACTGCTCTGACAAATGCAAAAATCACAGAGGTCATTCTAATTCCTAA